In Cupriavidus basilensis, the following proteins share a genomic window:
- the gcvA gene encoding transcriptional regulator GcvA, producing the protein MFDRLPPLQTLRAFEATGRLLSMTLAAEELHVTHGAVSRHIKTLESYLGVVLFRRLTRRIVLTEAGAEFHASVARLLGELTREAERLRTQDGVSRLKISTSVSFASKWLAPRLHRLKAKHPELDIHLDVTDINVDLNDGQVDVAIRYGSGRYRNVVAERILDETVTPVCSPAYLAAAGGLPTPESLVSCTLLHEDRMLANWEQWFALAGVDRFSSGRGPAYSHGSMAIEAAIRDEGVVLGRSALVADDIAAGRLVAPFPNVKLKAERGYDLVYRTGNRDHPKVRVLRDWLVDELRAAGAN; encoded by the coding sequence ATGTTCGACCGCCTTCCCCCTCTGCAGACCTTGCGTGCCTTCGAGGCCACGGGGCGGCTGCTTAGCATGACGCTGGCCGCTGAAGAGTTGCACGTCACCCATGGGGCGGTGAGCCGGCACATTAAGACACTTGAAAGTTATCTTGGCGTGGTGCTTTTTCGGCGGCTGACGCGTCGGATCGTCCTGACCGAGGCCGGCGCAGAATTTCATGCATCGGTTGCTCGCTTGCTAGGGGAACTCACGCGCGAGGCCGAGCGCCTTCGCACACAGGACGGCGTGTCGCGGTTGAAGATCAGCACCAGCGTGTCGTTTGCCAGCAAGTGGTTGGCGCCGCGCCTGCATCGGTTGAAAGCCAAGCATCCAGAGTTGGACATTCACTTGGATGTGACGGACATCAATGTCGACTTAAACGACGGTCAGGTCGATGTGGCCATCCGTTATGGCAGCGGTCGCTACCGCAACGTGGTCGCCGAGCGGATTCTGGATGAAACCGTCACGCCAGTTTGTAGTCCGGCCTATCTTGCAGCCGCGGGCGGTTTGCCCACGCCCGAAAGCTTGGTCTCCTGTACCCTTTTGCACGAAGACCGTATGCTGGCGAATTGGGAGCAGTGGTTCGCACTGGCGGGTGTGGATCGCTTCAGCAGTGGCCGTGGGCCAGCGTACAGCCATGGCAGCATGGCCATTGAGGCAGCGATTCGAGATGAAGGCGTAGTACTGGGGCGCAGCGCTCTGGTGGCGGATGACATCGCAGCGGGCAGGCTCGTCGCGCCCTTCCCGAACGTCAAGCTGAAAGCGGAGCGCGGATATGACCTCGTCTACCGCACCGGCAATCGTGACCACCCGAAGGTGCGCGTCCTGCGCGATTGGTTGGTCGATGAGCTACGGGCGGCAGGTGCCAACTGA
- a CDS encoding LysE family translocator, whose amino-acid sequence MQLHTWLIFLATSIGMSLSPGPNGMLALTHGAMHGSRKTLFTIAGAVLGFVAVIGLCMFGIGALIKASVVWLTALKWVGGAYLLWLGVQVWRAPPIAVTANTEPVKASGWSLFRQGALSAATNPKGMLFFSAFLPQFIDPQRNLVVQFAAVAATYAATEFLAEYAVASAAHRIRPWLERVGRRFNRVCGGVFVLIGAALPLRA is encoded by the coding sequence ATGCAACTCCACACCTGGCTGATTTTTCTCGCCACCTCGATTGGCATGTCGCTATCGCCTGGCCCGAACGGCATGCTTGCGCTCACGCATGGCGCCATGCACGGCAGCCGTAAGACGCTGTTCACCATCGCCGGTGCCGTGCTGGGCTTCGTGGCCGTCATCGGCTTGTGCATGTTCGGTATTGGCGCGTTGATCAAGGCGTCCGTCGTGTGGCTCACCGCCCTGAAGTGGGTGGGCGGCGCCTACCTGCTCTGGCTGGGGGTACAGGTGTGGCGGGCTCCGCCCATCGCGGTGACTGCCAACACTGAACCTGTAAAGGCCAGCGGCTGGTCGCTTTTTCGTCAGGGCGCGCTGTCGGCGGCAACCAATCCCAAGGGCATGCTCTTCTTCAGTGCGTTCCTGCCGCAGTTCATCGATCCACAACGCAACCTGGTGGTGCAATTCGCTGCAGTGGCTGCGACCTACGCTGCCACCGAGTTTCTGGCCGAGTACGCCGTGGCGAGCGCTGCACACCGGATACGCCCCTGGCTTGAGCGGGTCGGACGCCGGTTTAACCGGGTGTGCGGCGGCGTGTTCGTCCTCATCGGCGCTGCACTGCCGCTGCGTGCCTAG
- a CDS encoding transposase yields MIEPLLPQAKPRRFRHPGRFPVSDRAALSGILFVLSNGIRWAELPGEMGYSSGVHVGAGFAHGNARGHGRVSVTSWCESLRQGNRSTLLVRSIRQSTTLAGQVRATITMPPQAHTETRG; encoded by the coding sequence ATGATCGAGCCACTGTTGCCACAAGCCAAGCCGAGGCGGTTCCGGCATCCCGGTCGCTTCCCGGTGTCGGATCGCGCCGCCCTAAGCGGCATTCTGTTCGTTCTCAGCAATGGCATTCGTTGGGCCGAGCTGCCCGGCGAAATGGGGTACAGCTCTGGTGTACATGTTGGCGCCGGCTTCGCGCATGGCAATGCGCGGGGGCATGGGCGCGTGTCTGTGACGTCCTGGTGCGAGAGCTTGCGCCAGGGCAACAGATCGACTTTGCTCGTACGCTCGATTCGGCAAAGTACCACGCTGGCTGGACAGGTTCGCGCCACCATCACCATGCCGCCGCAGGCGCATACTGAAACTCGTGGCTGA
- a CDS encoding c-type cytochrome: protein MDTSWQLRSWIASPNGWCAYGREGDGNPHVAVAMLGKSTVRNADPHNLIVSILDSIEARNWPRLESMQDMPGFASRLSNAELTDLASYLRASYGGQPGDVSADNVKALRAQAGKGR, encoded by the coding sequence TTGGATACCTCCTGGCAGCTGCGATCATGGATCGCCTCGCCGAATGGGTGGTGCGCATATGGCCGCGAGGGTGACGGCAATCCACATGTGGCGGTGGCGATGCTGGGCAAATCCACCGTGCGCAACGCGGATCCGCATAACCTGATCGTGTCCATTCTCGACAGCATCGAAGCACGAAATTGGCCCAGACTGGAGAGCATGCAGGACATGCCCGGCTTTGCCTCGCGCCTGAGCAACGCGGAACTGACCGACCTGGCTAGCTACCTGCGGGCAAGCTATGGCGGCCAACCTGGCGACGTGAGTGCGGACAATGTGAAGGCGCTGCGCGCGCAGGCGGGCAA